Proteins encoded together in one Spodoptera frugiperda isolate SF20-4 chromosome 15, AGI-APGP_CSIRO_Sfru_2.0, whole genome shotgun sequence window:
- the LOC126911466 gene encoding uncharacterized protein LOC126911466, whose product MQTSTIVVLLCLVAVVVAQAHQEPRPVDPAQEALFETPEHDRSPRNKRGLLLLKKKLLLGALGLKAAKVGVGAGVVGALALKAKASSKPSTSYSYSSHHGW is encoded by the exons ATGCAGACCTCCACAATCGTAGTCCTCTTGTGCTTGGTTGCCGTAGTGGTTGCGCAGGCGCACCAAGAGCCGCGACCGGTAGACCCGGCACAAGAAGCCCTGTTCGAGACTCCGGAGCACGACAGGAGCCCTAGGAATAAGAGAGGTCTGCTGCTGCTCAAGAAGAAGCTGTTACTCG GTGCTCTGGGCTTGAAAGCAGCGAAGGTCGGCGTTGGTGCTGGAGTAGTAGGCGCTCTGGCTCTCAAGGCGAAAGCCAGCTCCAAACCCTCAACATCATACTCCTACTCTAGCCATCACGG ttgGTGA